TCATccttgtcgtcgtcattgtcctTATCGTCCACATCCTCGATATGATTATCCCTTAAGAAAGATAGATCCTTCGTAAAATGATCGACTTCTTCTTTTGGATTTTGTTCTTCCTCGAAAAAActttctatctcattttcAACCTTTGccaattccttttttaatatctcattGTCATTTGACGGCCACGTTGTTTGCGAATCGTTCGTTATAACATCTTGAAGATCATCGAGggtaaaaaacaaagatgGATATTTGttgtattcctttttctttaccatTTGATCGTATCTAGGTGAACGTACGATTATTATAGTTTCATCGTCTTTTCTATCGTCGAATgttgattgattttttttaggACTCTCAGGGACAACCATCAACGACGAATCTTTTTCAGGACTCTCATCAATCATCGACTCGTTATCATTATATGGTCGTAAAACGTTGTCCTTATCGAAGACTTTTTTCGATGACGTAACGTCATCAGAGTGCAACGATGTTTTCAATAATTCATTCTTAGGATCAAACTCGTCGTCAggtttaaattcttttatctcgTCGTAAGTTTTCTTCGTACATAAAGAAATCTCttcgtttataatattatccttCGAATTATCCGACATTAAGATCTCATTCAATGTCTCATCATCGTTCTCGGTGGTAATAAACTTCGAACTCGGTGGATCATGAATTATTATCCTCGTTTTAATCTTACTCTTATCAACGTTCTCGttgatcttattttttcttggtAATTGAGAAGGTGGTGGCGGTGGGGGTAGACGCTTTCGATCGACCTTACTATACTTCGTAATAGCTTCGACTTCCTTATCTGAACTTTCcgcgtttataattttttttcttcttcttcgtctcggTGGTacaggtggtggtggttgtaGTAGCGTTGGTATTGGTGCCGataatggtgatggtgatggtgatggtgatgctGACGTTGATGGTGATAGTGTCTGCTCACCTACGATcagaagaaacatttttctttttttttctttttcctttttttttttttttctttctttctttctttttttctttctcccctaTCCTTCTTCATTCACGCACCTGTGCGAATACATgtctaagaaaataaaaaaacttatggtacatatacatatatatatatatatatatatatatatatataccataagtttctttattttctttttttctctttttttttttttattctacatATAATATGCTCACATTTGTGAAACATCGAGCGTTCACGTTTTCGTCTCCCGAAAGTTATCATCGATAACTTTATCGAGTTAGAATATCACGCGCATACTCGCGAAGAAAAGATACGACCACGACGTACGACCGGCGTATACTAAAGGTGATTCCTTAGAAATGATGAactacgtttctttttctctctcttttttttttttaccccacTACCACGCTCCTACTCTTTCctaacacacacactctctctctctctctctctctctctttttctctctctgattcGGTCTCGTTCAATAAtgatctatctctttttttttcttttttttttctttttttttttttgaaatctcGAATCGCTGGGTATCTCTCTATTGATAcacgatttttataaattattacatattttctttttcttttctttttatttttctaacaaatatttacattttttgtattaatgaaatttataagataaataataaaatcgattattatatctatcgaGAATAGTTGGAAACATTgttgaaaattgaattttgatagatatagatgaaaatgaaatccGTCATGTCGTTTGCTccgaatgaagaaaattagCCGAATATCAACTTTATCTTTAACACCGAGATATTTATCTTACAAATGGTGTAGACGGGTTAAACGCGAAATATTAGATTGCTCTACTAGGCTCTactgatttaataattttcttctttgcacGAGTAAACGTTAAGGGGagaggtaggtaggtagataggtggGGTAGGTAGATAGCTAGTTGGGGGGATTCGAAACGGAATAGACTGTCCGGGTGACTTTAGGGTATGGGGCTTCGTTAAGgggatgaaaataatttgattagcGATCGTAGATGGCACTGGGACTTTATTCCCTCTCGGCATAATGTTCTTAACGGGATTGAGATTTTCCAACGCGTCTTCAAggtaaaaagatttaataaaaggcggtaaaaaaaaaaaggcggaAGTTATTTTCTTACTGTGTGCGAATTCAATcgaacgtatttttttttttttttttttttttatatatatatcgcatcACTGAACACAGTTccattaatatcaatgatgaaaaataaaaaataataatattaattataatagtagtaataataaaaaaaaaaaggaggaatattgatgaaaacaaaaccaaagaagtttttttgcctttttcttttttgtttcttggtttttttttcttttttttgctttgcttttttttttttttttttttttttttttttacctaatTATATGAACACCTGACGACTGGTCCTACTAACATCAAAGTCTTCAATACTAAGTAGCATACTAGCGGACTTGAGGGCGTTGTTACCGATAAGATCGGTCAGGTACAAACTGTTAGCATTGTGGTTACCCATTGCGCTAGAAGCAGCACTACTATATGCGCTAGATGTATTTTGTACCGAGGCAACATCCATAGTCTTTTGTGGCAACAATTTGTTCGTCATGCTAGACGTTTCGGCTTCGGACGAAGCATCGAATCTAATGTCGCTAAAAATTCAAACAAacggataaaaatataataaaaattaatagaatctCAAGACGtcgttgatatttatttattatataatttgaatttatatgaGTGAATACTCActgaagataattattatctatgacATTGGTGTCACgaatatctaatttttttcgcGAATCCGGTTGAGAAAGAACAAGCTCAACGGTTTCCGATGAACTTTGTAACATCTTCAAAGCGTCCTCGTATCGAAGATTCAATAAATTCTGTCCGTTTATGGCTACGATCCTATCacctaataataaataataaataattcattttaggATGTacgatattatacattttttaataacgtcGTCCTATTTACCTTTGTTAACGTTACCGGCCATATCAGCAGAACCACCAACCGATACTGCTTGAACGTAGACACCACCATCGTTACCTTCGGTAACTTGTAAACCTATACTACCACCATGTCCTCTTTCTAATTTGATAGTATGTAAAATCCTTTCCTCGGCGAAGGACAATTCTTCCAAACGTGCCATCAATGAGGCCGATATAGATTCTTCTTCGGGTACGTGAAAAGTTTCATCGTCCGTTCTTATGTCTGCGTctatgaagaagagagagagagagagagagagagagagagagagagagagagagagagagagagaaaaaaagagagaaagatagaaaaatttcaacatacagaatttatcattattaattattgatttgaTCACTGTTTTACTAACTGAGTACGTAAGCTTCAGGCAAAGGTGACTCCGTCGATCTAGCTGAAAATGACCTTATCGACGATTCCGTGTCAGACTTTAGAGATACCGACTCAGCAGTATCGTCGGTAAGAGCGGCATCTTTTTGTACGAGACTACTGTAGATTGCACGAGTACCCATTTTAACACCTAATCGACGTGGTAAGCTAGGCGTGCGAAAACCAGTACTTTGCCTTGGCGTCCCGTAATTCGGCAAACTCGACGTTTTCATCtgttgagagaaagagagaaatgaatgaGATCAATGTTGGAACaggtcaatttttttttctttccccttttctttgtcttaaaaaaaaaaaaaaaaaaaaaaaaaaaaaaaaaaaatattttctcaaatgaaaaatataatatcatattgtttatttacttTGTGTATTGTCTTTTTTACGTCGGCCACTTCCCAGACCTCCTCGGGAAcaggaaaatttttctttctcgataggCCTGCCTTATTGATTGCGGCATAAAGTTCCTCAGGATTATCAGACTTTTCATTCAAATGATCGATGTCATTGGTCGACATAATTTTTGGCAATGAATAAACGCACTCAACTGTATTGTCAGTTTTGATCCTCGAACAGGCATAAATCGTACCCCTATCCCTTTCTTTGATATCCAACGTGATTATCGGCGGTTCGTTTGGATTCATCAGATCACCCTCGGACTCGTCCTCGGTGTCACGCGATTCACCTTCGGGTTCTAATCTAACATTAACTTGTGCATATAGAGCATCCTCTTCCGATGAATAAAACGCATGATTATTATCCTGATTTTGAGCCATTGCGTTTGCATCCTTTTGAggattttcattctctttgttTTGATATTCCTCCAATTGCATCGGATAACACAATTTTGTATGTAACTTAACTGTATTGGCggctatcgttatttttgtttttccatcggtgtttttcatttttgcagGCGAGCCAGACGACGTCTCGACTGTCATTGGAATTCCAAAAtctacgaagagaaaaaaaagaggaacgtAAGAAATCTGTGAAAGACTTTGTGTccaatattatttctcattgGAATCTCAAACCTTTCGCAAGTCCCTGAAGTGACGTAAGCTCTGAACGTAATTTAAGGAAGAACTGATGATGTAACGAGGTCAGTTTGAAAGCGAAGTAACTTCTGAAAACGATtgatatatcgaattaaatgattctccttaaaaaaaaaaaaaaaaaaaaaaaaaagaagacaaaagacTTACTTCCTGTGATCCATACGTAATTTGAATTTGCACCGTTTACCATTTAATTTCGTGTAAACGACCAAACAATTCTTGTTGTAGCTCAACGTTTGAATGTCTCTCCATTGAAATTGAGCTAATTCCATTCTTTCTCTAGGCTCACCGCCTCTTTCGAAAAGTTTTAAACCctaaaaaaaatgtgatatataataaatatttttttctttttcaaaaaatattagcTTTTATAATGTAAACGTACTTGAGCATGAATGGCCAACCAAACGTTACTATcacttttcttcgtctttgaCGTCTTATTCTTGCtgttgttattaacgttattgttattattattattattattattattattgttattattattattattattattattattaatattattattattatttatgcaaGGATCTTTCCTTAATAGTCCGCATGTAATTTGTTTCGAACAGATTTGTTCGGATGGGTTtacgttgaaatttttatttgttcttgtATTGCCAATGTCGGATTTACGTTCGTCGTTGTAACGCGTTTTAGGAATATTATCGGAAGAGTTAGGACCAGGTAGATTTTCAATTCTACCatatatagtagtagtagtagtagtagtagcagtagtagcagtagcagtaccAGCAGCAGTAGTAATCATCTCCTGTccgtaaatattttcattgcgTGCACCCTCGCAACTACGTCTTTTATCCTCATTGATCTTacgttttttctcttgtgCCATAACCTTTTCGAGTTCCTTCGAATCGACACTGGCTATGTAATAATGCGATCCATAATCCTGCAAGGATTGGGAATGCGTTATGAACATTTCCTCGGCCTTGTTCGAATCCAAACCACGACGATCCCTATGAGCCTGTTGTAGTTGTAAACGCAAAGCTTCGGCATTAACATTAGACTGATGCTGATCCATgtttaatatcaatgattcCGGTACGTAATGttccaataaaaaataatcaccGCAACCGTGTTCctacagagagaaaaagaaaaagaaaaaaaaaaaagaaagaaagaaagaatgaaagaaagaaaaatgaaagaaagaacactcattattgaaaatataatatcaatttgttGCAAACGACGAATgaaaacgatatttatatatatatatggacgaAGAGATTCGAACGATAACGAAGGGAAAATTGGACAGAGCCGGAGGGGAAGAGAGTGCgtgaaagatagaagagataAATCTATCGCTTACGTTGGCATTGTAATTTCCAAATTCGACTTGAAGTGCCAGACCTGTTAGATAAATTAACTCGGAATAGGAACATATCAGTTGTTGCTCGAGTATGCATCGTCTTATTTGAAGATAGAGCAAGTGTTTCGATATCCAATTTCTGTGGGAttgaggaaaaagaacaaatgcaAAATCTAATTGTACGTTCGATGATGGAGTTGATTTCATTGACATCGATTgatttgattgattgattgattgattgattgattgattgattgattgatttatttatatttttgtcttacttcctcctttttttcatcttttaaaaATGGATTTTACTTACCTAATACCACGAAGGGAAGGTAGAAAAAAGCGTAGCCTTAGATATAGCATGAAACTTGTCGGTAGGCCCAAAGAACCCTTACTAGTTTTACCACCGTTTAACCAACCAGGCGGGGCAACTTTGTTCAATTTTGTTTCGGGTGGCAAAATGGCAAAGTCACCGGCCAATAATACGGCCAGTCCTAAAGTAAAATTCTCCTCGAGATTTTCCGCTTGTACTATAGCCTGTTGTAAACgacaaaaagaattatttgtattttttttttgttttgtttttgttttttctttatcgtttcgtacctttttttttttttatttttatttttgtttatttatttatttattttgtattatttacgaATCGTTAAATAAGACGAGAATTAATTACTCAGATGAATTATTACTTCTTGTGATTCTGGAAAgtgggagaggaagagagaaagagacagagagagagagagagagagagagagagagagagagaatattactCTTGGATTTGTCgtgtatgtaaatacgtaaCCAGATCACCATTTGGCAAGTTGCCAGAAGTTCTTATGCGAGTTTACGGTATGAAATTTGTGGTCCCTCTGCGAAGAGGGGCAAGTTTGTGGGTGTAGGCGAGGGTGAAGGTTGAGGATGAGGTTGAGCGTGAGGGACTCACACAATCTACATCTTATGATACCCGATACAAAGTGTCGAATAGGAGAGGGACACGTGTACATTACAATCGAATGCAAGATCTCCTCCCACCCTCTCCCCGCCAACCCGAAACTATTTCACACGTGGATATACACACGATCGACCAGCAAATTGAATGTCTTATCAGTACGAGCCACTCTTCGTGGCGAGTCAGCTCTCGAATGGTTCTCGGagctttcattcattcaaagTTTCGATTATTGTTCATCTAGCGATAACTGACGCTGCATTCAtacatttatgttattataaatcgaattaattttagtGATATGtcctttaatgaaaataaatttatgcatatatatatatatattttttttttattttattttatttatttattcctttgttttttatttctttattattattattattattgttattattattattattattatatagattttaagaatagataatatatattagacaAGTAGATCTTAAGTattccaataataatataacgcaaattatttatccataaataaataaatcaaattaaatttttatagaaattataaactaACCTGAAACAAATCCCCGGCAGTTATCTTTTGTGGATCGCAAGTTACTTCCATGCGTTGACCAGTCAACATTATTACAACTATACGATTTAAATTGCCGCCGCCCTGTAacgtaaaagataattaatattttcgtagaaaaatttataaatgatcattatatcgataagatatatatacacagaaacacacatatgtatgatattgcataatatttaaaaaaaaaatttcatatctcAGTTACAAATAAGTTCTAAATCGATCCCGTATCATCAAATCCGGTATGGTCTAGTGGCTAGGATACCTGGCTTTCACCCAGGAGGCTCGGGTTCGATTCCCGGTACcggaatataataatatatatatatatttttttttatcgaaaatacttcctattttcttccttGAATGCCCTTTAACTTCACGGCACACCATCAATCCGGTATGGTCTAGTGGCTAGGATACCTGGCTTTCACCCAGGAGGCTCGGGTTCGATTCCCGGTACcggaatatatacatataattcttttttatcgaaaatacttgatattttcttccttgaaTGCCCTTTAACTTCAGGGCATACCATTAATCCGGTATGGTCTAGTGGCTAGGATACCTGGCTTTCACCCAGGAGGCTCGGGTTCGATTCCCGGTAccggaatttctttttttttttttttcttttcttttttaaatctgtTAATACctcataatattttacatgtatttatattaaacataaagaatgtaaattgaacaaaaaaaaatgtcgtttACGTATATGATATTCAATAATGTTTTCTCGTAAGATAAAGCaagtcttctctttttttctttttttttttaattcttaattcGATTTATAGTGATTCTATTTACAATCACGTTtcagtattaataaaaatgtattcgttTAATAAAGAGTATTATTGtatagaataaatttaatacgttTTAAGTTAATTGGCCATACGAATGTATTAAGCGAATAAGGTTTATCAAGAATCCGGTATGGTCTAGTGGCTAGGATACCTGGCTCTCACCCAGGAGGCTCGGGTTCGATTCCCGGTACCggaatttattacttttttttttctttttttttttttccatttatgtatttttcttcatattcacGCATACGTTCAAAatctatgttttatttatttattttctttttttttttttcaatctttttctttatacaaaaataattataataaaatattatcaatcgaTACAAAGTACAAACGtgaattaaattgatataaatccAAACCATGATGATCTTTAACAAtggattattattgattaccccccccccccaaaaaaaaaaagaattaatttctaaattaaattaaattaatgttatatagaAATCTTACCTTAACTTGACCGACGGACAATGTCTTTGGTGGTTGATTCGCACGAACAACAAATTCTGGTCCTACGCATTGTGCCTTATTAAATGACCTCATTGGTCCGCCTATGGTCCTGTAGAGTCGCGACGGTGCCCTTTGAACTGCTTTACCACGTCGTGCTCTCGGACCATTTCTCACTATATTTCtgcacatatgtataataacattaacctCACAGATAATAGAATTATCGCTTTCAATATAcacttcattttatatattccatCTTGTTccattaataatactaataaatcTAATAGATATCTAATGTGATATATAGCGAGTAATGAAAGAAACTGAACATTATTGccccatttctctttctttctctctctcttcatctttttctttttttttctttcttttttttctaagtcatattacttttctttgttctcaTCGTGCTCCCttaaatgacaataaaaatgataaaggcTTATAAAAAGGTTAGAAGCCATTCATTAATACCCTACCTGCCCCAATATCTCCCACTAtagtttcaattatttctaatatatttctaatatatcttCTATGCACGTATACATATCGTCCAAGAATTATTACGAATGTACAtagctttttatttaaaatacatggAAAATCATGAATAACTCTTATACGGGGTACGTAACATCTATGAGCGTTAATTACGGCTTTAAAATATGACGAAATTTAAAAGTTTCAACCTTTTCAAGCAAATTATCTCTATCCCGAAGGGATTATTTTCGCTTGATCCTCTTTTCAAAcgttatgaaaaaagaagaaaaaaaaaaaagaagaaaaaaaaaagatgcgcgcgcgcgcgcacacacacacacacaaaagaCGTACACGCAGcacacat
This Vespa velutina chromosome 10, iVesVel2.1, whole genome shotgun sequence DNA region includes the following protein-coding sequences:
- the LOC124952271 gene encoding uncharacterized protein LOC124952271 isoform X2 gives rise to the protein MYADMHTATHRHKHRMQTDVNGGGAGLAVVAGDVLALRGTGLAAAETWALLCQAAQALQDLFLSNGGVVGGSRTGPVVTPHTLELTPRGRVFLQLAPPETARAYLPPEYRPGRVYSDTESEKMWMYSLGRALLDTTPRVAALTGTVSVSPSSALQSVLAAMTEPDPRRRASLMNLLDVISEYCRTRLQSKPFTHIVMDMYREVVRSAQYAARKRAAYNRLNGLPTLSNPIERSHKNYQIQQQHDHQRQQQQQQQLQQQQQQQQQIHQHGQNENRAENVQTEEQNLKQLRRSNEQFHHQQQQQQQQQQQNRQQESINPQSQVNQLFPKTQQDQHYHHNHNPNPNPNHNHYHHQKGALFKTQSRNSRSHPNLTSLCSQQQQQQQQQQQQQQQQHQQQHHQEHLHQQKHQRRTEMTLSNCRAQFQSQLDIQTSGRPSVTIPSHSHHHLHYQQQQQQQQQQQQHQHHQQQQHLHHQQQQQQQQQQLQQHNHNHMRAYSQPVSTRLQQTKSSGNLPIIFSEYAPTGNLYNDPIYALPVKPFLSSQDVRVNGFSAKTPAPVRRKDNVYTSNATTNSNNVNGGRPSNGVWDSKADDIYERTKPSLERQNSNPQLSNRDQQQQQQQQQQQQQHLQQQQQSTEFKRLSQPNIVTNDHRIPINEEQMIQQQNPLSSIRTRGAQGPPKPPRIITTLRKAPLSDMESNNQSAEPPAKPPRNIVRNGPRARRGKAVQRAPSRLYRTIGGPMRSFNKAQCVGPEFVVRANQPPKTLSVGQVKGGGNLNRIVVIMLTGQRMEVTCDPQKITAGDLFQAIVQAENLEENFTLGLAVLLAGDFAILPPETKLNKVAPPGWLNGGKTSKGSLGLPTSFMLYLRLRFFLPSLRGIRNWISKHLLYLQIRRCILEQQLICSYSELIYLTGLALQVEFGNYNANEHGCGDYFLLEHYVPESLILNMDQHQSNVNAEALRLQLQQAHRDRRGLDSNKAEEMFITHSQSLQDYGSHYYIASVDSKELEKVMAQEKKRKINEDKRRSCEGARNENIYGQEMITTAAGTATATTATTTTTTTIYGRIENLPGPNSSDNIPKTRYNDERKSDIGNTRTNKNFNVNPSEQICSKQITCGLLRKDPCINNNNNINNNNNNNNNNNNNNNNNNNNNNVNNNSKNKTSKTKKSDSNVWLAIHAQGLKLFERGGEPRERMELAQFQWRDIQTLSYNKNCLVVYTKLNGKRCKFKLRMDHRKSYFAFKLTSLHHQFFLKLRSELTSLQGLAKDFGIPMTVETSSGSPAKMKNTDGKTKITIAANTVKLHTKLCYPMQLEEYQNKENENPQKDANAMAQNQDNNHAFYSSEEDALYAQVNVRLEPEGESRDTEDESEGDLMNPNEPPIITLDIKERDRGTIYACSRIKTDNTVECVYSLPKIMSTNDIDHLNEKSDNPEELYAAINKAGLSRKKNFPVPEEVWEVADVKKTIHKMKTSSLPNYGTPRQSTGFRTPSLPRRLGVKMGTRAIYSSLVQKDAALTDDTAESVSLKSDTESSIRSFSARSTESPLPEAYVLNADIRTDDETFHVPEEESISASLMARLEELSFAEERILHTIKLERGHGGSIGLQVTEGNDGGVYVQAVSVGGSADMAGNVNKGDRIVAINGQNLLNLRYEDALKMLQSSSETVELVLSQPDSRKKLDIRDTNVIDNNYLHDIRFDASSEAETSSMTNKLLPQKTMDVASVQNTSSAYSSAASSAMGNHNANSLYLTDLIGNNALKSASMLLSIEDFDVSRTSRQVFI
- the LOC124952271 gene encoding uncharacterized protein LOC124952271 isoform X1 codes for the protein MYADMHTATHRHKHRMQTDVNGGGAGLAVVAGDVLALRGTGLAAAETWALLCQAAQALQDLFLSIDGGVVGGSRTGPVVTPHTLELTPRGRVFLQLAPPETARAYLPPEYRPGRVYSDTESEKMWMYSLGRALLDTTPRVAALTGTVSVSPSSALQSVLAAMTEPDPRRRASLMNLLDVISEYCRTRLQSKPFTHIVMDMYREVVRSAQYAARKRAAYNRLNGLPTLSNPIERSHKNYQIQQQHDHQRQQQQQQQLQQQQQQQQQIHQHGQNENRAENVQTEEQNLKQLRRSNEQFHHQQQQQQQQQQQNRQQESINPQSQVNQLFPKTQQDQHYHHNHNPNPNPNHNHYHHQKGALFKTQSRNSRSHPNLTSLCSQQQQQQQQQQQQQQQQHQQQHHQEHLHQQKHQRRTEMTLSNCRAQFQSQLDIQTSGRPSVTIPSHSHHHLHYQQQQQQQQQQQQHQHHQQQQHLHHQQQQQQQQQQLQQHNHNHMRAYSQPVSTRLQQTKSSGNLPIIFSEYAPTGNLYNDPIYALPVKPFLSSQDVRVNGFSAKTPAPVRRKDNVYTSNATTNSNNVNGGRPSNGVWDSKADDIYERTKPSLERQNSNPQLSNRDQQQQQQQQQQQQQHLQQQQQSTEFKRLSQPNIVTNDHRIPINEEQMIQQQNPLSSIRTRGAQGPPKPPRIITTLRKAPLSDMESNNQSAEPPAKPPRNIVRNGPRARRGKAVQRAPSRLYRTIGGPMRSFNKAQCVGPEFVVRANQPPKTLSVGQVKGGGNLNRIVVIMLTGQRMEVTCDPQKITAGDLFQAIVQAENLEENFTLGLAVLLAGDFAILPPETKLNKVAPPGWLNGGKTSKGSLGLPTSFMLYLRLRFFLPSLRGIRNWISKHLLYLQIRRCILEQQLICSYSELIYLTGLALQVEFGNYNANEHGCGDYFLLEHYVPESLILNMDQHQSNVNAEALRLQLQQAHRDRRGLDSNKAEEMFITHSQSLQDYGSHYYIASVDSKELEKVMAQEKKRKINEDKRRSCEGARNENIYGQEMITTAAGTATATTATTTTTTTIYGRIENLPGPNSSDNIPKTRYNDERKSDIGNTRTNKNFNVNPSEQICSKQITCGLLRKDPCINNNNNINNNNNNNNNNNNNNNNNNNNNNVNNNSKNKTSKTKKSDSNVWLAIHAQGLKLFERGGEPRERMELAQFQWRDIQTLSYNKNCLVVYTKLNGKRCKFKLRMDHRKSYFAFKLTSLHHQFFLKLRSELTSLQGLAKDFGIPMTVETSSGSPAKMKNTDGKTKITIAANTVKLHTKLCYPMQLEEYQNKENENPQKDANAMAQNQDNNHAFYSSEEDALYAQVNVRLEPEGESRDTEDESEGDLMNPNEPPIITLDIKERDRGTIYACSRIKTDNTVECVYSLPKIMSTNDIDHLNEKSDNPEELYAAINKAGLSRKKNFPVPEEVWEVADVKKTIHKMKTSSLPNYGTPRQSTGFRTPSLPRRLGVKMGTRAIYSSLVQKDAALTDDTAESVSLKSDTESSIRSFSARSTESPLPEAYVLNADIRTDDETFHVPEEESISASLMARLEELSFAEERILHTIKLERGHGGSIGLQVTEGNDGGVYVQAVSVGGSADMAGNVNKGDRIVAINGQNLLNLRYEDALKMLQSSSETVELVLSQPDSRKKLDIRDTNVIDNNYLHDIRFDASSEAETSSMTNKLLPQKTMDVASVQNTSSAYSSAASSAMGNHNANSLYLTDLIGNNALKSASMLLSIEDFDVSRTSRQVFI